The Pagrus major chromosome 10, Pma_NU_1.0 genome contains a region encoding:
- the LOC141003956 gene encoding low density lipoprotein receptor adapter protein 1 translates to MKLWPDKSSGCNDAPFIEGRWKSGRGSEEDQLTTGRYTSAKIPSKPSLKRTMSLSTFHLMQTLKNSPAALRRRFRRDRTESLSHGDPLFKVHYLGTEKIFSLDREQAQDAISHLLEGIANGKKLSKDHALVVRPRYVEVKELSTGRQLTKTYLQDIAYCAADVNRPNVFLYICKHHGQQLQCRVFWCSRAERAKDMTACLAHSFQRALSDWQQDGSATLQPGEVKAKRVEESSNSPANTKSSTLPASLGKVRWKKRGSVSRSPLRAISRRGSASDNWN, encoded by the exons ATGAAACTGTGGCCAG ATAAAAGCAGTGGATGCAACGACGCTCCATTTATAGAAGGAAGGTGGAAGAGTGGGAGAGGCTCTGAAGAGGACCAGCTGACCACCGGCAGATACACCTCAGCTAAAATTCCCTCCAAACCCAGCCTGAAGCGCACCATGTCCCTCAGCACTTTCCACCTCATGCAGACCCTCAAGAACTCTCCTGCGGCGCTACGTCGCCGCTTTCGTCGCGACCGCACGGAGTCTTTATCCCACGGTGACCCTCTCTTCAAGGTCCACTACCTGGGAACGGAGAAAATCTTCTCTCTAGATCGAGAGCAGGCCCAGGACGCTATCAGCCACTTGCTGGAAGGTATTGCTAACGGGAAGAAGCTGAGTAAAGATCACGCCTTGGTGGTGCGCCCGAGATACGTCGAGGTCAAGGAGCTGAGCACGGGTCGGCAGCTCACTAAGACGTACCTGCAGGACATCGCGTACTGTGCCGCGGACGTCAACCGGCCAAATGTCTTCCTGTACATCTGCAAACATCACgggcagcagctgcagtgtcgAGTGTTCTGGTGCAGCCGGGCGGAGAGGGCGAAAGACATGACGGCTTGTCTGGCACATTCGTTCCAGAGGGCGCTGAGCGACTGGCAGCAGGACGGCTCGGCCACGCTGCAGCCGGGAGAGGTGAAGGCCAAACGAGTAGAGGAGTCATCCAACTCTCCCGCCAACACGAAGAGCTCCACGCTGCCTGCCAGTCTGGGAAAAG tTCGCTGGAAGAAGAGGGGCTCAGTGTCTCGCAGCCCCCTCAGGGCCATCAGCAGGAGAGGATCTGCCTCTGACAACTGGAACTGA
- the man2b2 gene encoding epididymis-specific alpha-mannosidase — translation MSASLLSQAQKMTFLAVSVLFLCCCRSYGVTAANKPIQTFVIPHSHMDVGWVYTIQESMHAYAANVYTSVTEELSKAEDRRFIAVEQEFFRLWWDTVATDSQKRQVRQLVKEGRLEFIIGGQVMHDEAVTDLDDEILQMTEGHGFLYETFGVRPQFSWHVDPFGASATTPVLFALAGFNAHLISRIDYDLKDAMQKNKKLQFVWRGSPSLKEKQQIFTHVMDQFSYCTPSYLPFSNSSGFYWNGVALFPDPPKDGAYPNMSVPVTKETVHSYAKTMVENIKQRAAWFRTNHVLWPWGCDKQFYNSSVQFNNMDPLMKYINQNSKEFGVTVQYATLGEYFQAVHQSDLVWEQRGSEDFLPYSTEPHQAWTGFYASRNVLKGVARRASAQLHAAETLFTRYRISFPDGPVAKDWALDKLRALRWAVSEVQHHDGITGTESPKVADMYLQHLLQAMMGVEELLAALFLLPHNLDVPSILGTRYHRKGVHQALEQHVIVYNPLAWNTTTVINFTVTFPTAAVFDDDGQPVPAQIQRSAQSNATYDLFIVVDLGGLQHRKYLIKFSEQRCSRTSKCGWTYEAKGVLFERLNVRDWLKTGRRLLPVLNECYKLMFDQDTNLLHSITYLPEKRRVRMTQDFWEYHANGDVKAGPISDNYIFSANGSAVRAYKAVEMEIIPGKIVTEIRQLFFREEGDQDYAFSITTRVAECFGGRVPCHRLEQTYSLGPLRLNTEVVLRTSSSLKNNRTLYTDDNGYQMMKRTHRKFTNNTLARNYFPMVRTAYIEDDLSRLVLVGDRAHGVSSQADGQLEVMLHRRLWNNLAWNLGYNLTLNDSSVVRPTLWMMLGSISATSRLYQREAIELQHRPVIMPIDQPQRPWQEKEPRERSPLRSVVLPPNLHLLSLGIPGWNYSSDHSVHLSRVHSGNDLHSEPDYDRVLLRIMHLFEEGEDPELSKPVTINLKDVLQGIGEVKVLEERSLTGTWDITSLQRWKWKTADDLETNNSSCQSCGDFTVTISPKEIRTFFVRFASRNV, via the exons ATGAGCGCTTCTCTTCTATCTCAGGCTCAAAAGATGACTTTTTTAGCcgtttctgtgctttttttgtgcTGCTGTCGCTCTTATGGAGTGACAGCAGCAAACAAGCCCATTCAGACATTTGTAATCCCTCACAGTCACATGGATGTTGGCTGGGTGTACACTATCCAG GAGAGCATGCACGCCTATGCAGCCAATGTGTACACCAGTGTGACTGAGGAGCTGTCAAAGGCTGAAGACCGCCGGTTCATCGCTGTGGAGCAGGAGTTCTTTCGACTGTGGTGGGATACCGTGGCCACAGACTCTCAGAAGAGACAA GTACGACAGCTGGTAAAAGAAGGTCGGCTTGAGTTCATCATCGGGGGCCAAGTGATGCACGACGAGGCTGTGACCGATCTAGACGATGAGATATTACAGATGACAG AGGGACACGGTTTCCTCTACGAGACATTTGGGGTGCGTCCCCAGTTTTCCTGGCACGTGGATCCATTTGGAGCCTCGGCCACCACGCCTGTCCTCTTCGCCCTGGCCGGGTTCAACGCCCACCTCATCTCCCGCATCGACTACGACCTCAAAGACGCCATGCAGAAAAACAAG AAACTACAGTTTGTGTGGAGAGGTTCTCCCTCTCTaaaagagaagcagcagatcTTCACTCACGTTATGGACCAGTTTAGTTATTGCACCCCATCATACCTGCCATTCTCCAACAG CTCTGGTTTCTATTGGAATGGAGTTGCCTTGTTCCCCGATCCCCCTAAAGACGGAGCTTACCCCAACATGAGCGTCCCTGTCACCAAGGAGACGGTACACTCCTACGCCAAGACTATGGTGGAGAACATCAAGCAGAGGGCTGCGTGGTTTAGGACGAATCATGTGCTGTGGCCGTGG gGCTGTGACAAGCAGTTCTACAACTCATCTGTCCAGTTCAACAACATGGATCCTCTAATGAAGTACATCAACCAGAACAGCAAAGAGTTCGGGGTGACGGTCCAGTACGCCACTCTTGGTGAATACTTCCAAGCCGTCCACCAATCAGATCTTGTCTGGGAGCAGCGTGGAAGTGAAGATTTTCTTCCCTATTCCACCG AGCCCCACCAGGCGTGGACGGGGTTTTACgcctccagaaatgttctgaaaGGAGTGGCACGACGGGCCAGTGCCCAGCTGCATGCAGCGGAGACTCTCTTCACCCGTTACAGAATCAGCTTCCCTGACGGACCTGTAGCTAAAGACTGGGCCCTGGATAAACTGAGGGCACTTCGCTGGGCTGTCTCAGAG gtgcaGCACCATGATGGCATCACTGGCACAGAGTCTCCCAAAGTGGCAGACATGTACCTGCAGCATCTCCTGCAGGCCATGATGGGAGTGGAGGAGCTTCTGGCTGCACTCTTCCTGCTGCCCCACAACCTCGACGTACCCAGCATCCTCGGCACCCGCTACCACAGGAAAG GTGTTCATCAGGCTCTGGAGCAACATGTCATCGTTTACAACCCGTTAGCATGGAACACAACAACTGtcatcaacttcactgtgacgtTCCCCACCGCAGCTGTCTTCGATGATGACGGACAGCCGGTGCCTGCACAG ATCCAGAGGTCGGCACAGTCCAATGCCACCTATGATCTGTTCATCGTGGTGGACCTCGGAGGCCTTCAGCACAGGAAATACCTGATTAAGTTCTCCGAGCAGCGGTGCTCCAGGACGTCCAAGTGTGGCTGGACTTATGAAGCGAAAGGGGTTCTGTTCGAGAGACTCAACGTCCGGGACTGGTTGAAAACAGGGAGGAGGCTCCTGCCTGTTCTGAACGAATGTTACAAGCTGATGTTTGACCAGGATACAAATCTACTGCACAGCATCACTTATCT TCCAGAGAAAAGGCGAGTAAGGATGACTCAGGATTTCTGGGAGTACCACGCAAACGGAGACGTAAAAGCAGGCCCCATCTCTGATAACTACATCTTCAGCGCCAACGGGTCAGCTGTGCGCGCCTACAAGGCTGTGGAGATGGAGATTATCCCCGGGAAGATTGTGACGGAGATCAGGCAGCTCTTCTTCAG AGAGGAAGGTGATCAAGACTACGCCTTCTCCATCACCACCCGTGTCGCAGAATGCTTCGGGGGCAGAGTGCCGTGTCACAGGCTGGAGCAGACGTATTCGCTGGGTCCGCTCCGTCTCAACACGGAGGTCGTCCTCAGAACCAGCTCCTCCTTGAAGAACAACCGGACCCTGTACACAGATGATAACGGCTATCAGATGATGAAGAGGACACACAGGAAGTTCACGAATAACACTTTAGCAAGA AACTACTTCCCCATGGTTCGGACAGCCTACATTGAGGACGACCTCAGCAGACTGGTGCTGGTCGGCGACAGAGCTCACGGTGTGTCCAGCCAAGCTGACGGACAGCTAGag GTCATGCTCCATCGGCGTCTTTGGAACAACTTGGCCTGGAACCTCGGCTACAACCTGACCCTCAACGACAGCTCGGTGGTGAGGCCCACCCTGTGGATGATGCTGGGCTCCATCAGTGCCACCTCCAGGCTTTACCAGAGGGAGGCGATAGAGCTGCAGCACAGACCTGTCATCATGCCCATCGACCAACCTC AGAGGCCCTGGCAGGAGAAGGAACCCAGAGAACGTTCTCCTCTGCGCTCAGTCGTTCTCCCACCGAATCTCCACCTGCTCAGCCTCGGCATCCCCGGGTGGAACTACAGCTCTGATCACAGTGTTCACCTCAGCCGCGTTCACTCAG GTAATGATTTGCACTCAGAGCCAGACTACGATCGGGTCCTGTTGAGGATCATGCATCTCTTCGAGGAGGGAGAAGACCCCGAGCTTTCCAAACCAGTCACCATAAACCTGAAG GATGTGCTGCAGGGCATAGGGGAAGTAAAAGTGCTGGAGGAGCGATCTCTCACAGGAACCTGGGACATCACCAGTCTGCAGAGGTGGAAGTGGAAAACAGCAGATGACTTAGAAACAA acaacagcagctgtcagaGTTGTGGAGATTTCACCGTGACCATCTCACCCAAAGAGATCAGGACCTTCTTTGTCCGCTTCGCCTCCAGAAACGTTTAG
- the smim20 gene encoding small integral membrane protein 20: protein MSKNARIALIFGGFVTAVAAALYPIFVYPLTHRNEYREVQKMNRTGIKQADIQPVGVKVWSDPFKPSGK from the exons atgtccaaaaatgcGAGAATAGCGTTAATATTTGGAGGTTTTGTGACGGCTGTTGCCGCTGCGTTGTACCCCATATTTGTCTACCCGCTCACACATAGAAACGAGTACA GAGAAGTCCAAAAGATGAACCGGACAGGAATCAAGCAGGCGGATATTCAACCCGTGG GTGTGAAGGTATGGTCCGATCCGTTCAAGCCTTCAGGCAAATGA
- the LOC141003957 gene encoding uncharacterized protein, giving the protein MVKDTPMKLKSISDWQTRGIRVWDVVSELVCLCTVPSPSNPFALDTRYIKSLPLPDRFLVTGALLNFLEMYVVYGNRDELHYDKVVEEVKPLRRLHVQSLLELQRHRESSGSASSPTGPNSSGEE; this is encoded by the exons ATGGTCAAGGACACGCCCATGAAGCTCAAGTCCATCTCAGACTGGCAGACGCGAG GTATTCGCGTGTGGGACGTCGTCAGTGAGCTGGTGTGCCTGTGCACCGTCCCCTCTCCCTCCAACCCCTTTGCCCTGGACACGCGTTACATCAAAAGCCTTCCCCTCCCTGACCGCTTCCTCGTCACAGGCGCCCTCCTCAACTTCCTGGAGATGTATGTGGTCTACGGGAACCGGGACGAGCTGCACTATGACAAAG TGGTAGAGGAGGTGAAGCCTCTGAGGCGTCTTCACGTACAGTCCCTGCTGGAGTTACAGCGACACCGAGAGTCCTCCGGGTCGGCCAGCAGTCCAACAGGGCCAAACTCTTCTGGAGAGGAGTGA